One window from the genome of Jiangella alba encodes:
- a CDS encoding dihydrofolate reductase family protein, whose protein sequence is MGRIVVTEFSSLDGVVQSPGGGEDFKYEAWSFDFDSGEEGEQFKVDEALGAEALLLGRVTYDGFAAAWPQEEGELADKYNGMRKYVVSSTLTEPTWNNTQVISGDIATQVAKLKDEVDGELQVAGSIRLAQELLEHDLVDELHLMTYPVLLGHGRRLFGETTDRTRWRLTESRTVGEGVLITLFERNRG, encoded by the coding sequence ATGGGACGCATCGTCGTGACGGAGTTCAGCAGCCTCGACGGCGTCGTGCAGTCGCCGGGCGGCGGCGAGGACTTCAAGTACGAGGCCTGGAGCTTCGACTTCGACAGCGGCGAGGAGGGCGAGCAGTTCAAGGTCGACGAGGCGCTCGGCGCCGAGGCGCTGCTGCTCGGCCGTGTGACCTACGACGGGTTCGCCGCCGCCTGGCCGCAGGAGGAGGGCGAGCTCGCCGACAAGTACAACGGCATGCGCAAGTACGTCGTGTCGTCGACGCTGACCGAGCCGACGTGGAACAACACGCAGGTCATCAGCGGCGACATCGCCACCCAGGTGGCGAAGCTCAAGGACGAGGTCGACGGCGAACTGCAGGTGGCCGGCAGCATCCGGCTGGCGCAGGAGCTGCTCGAGCACGACCTCGTCGACGAGCTGCACCTGATGACGTACCCGGTGCTGCTCGGCCACGGCCGCCGGCTGTTCGGCGAGACCACCGACCGCACGCGGTGGCGGCTCACCGAGTCGCGGACCGTCGGCGAGGGCGTCCTGATCACCCT
- a CDS encoding alpha/beta fold hydrolase: MSTVTSKDGTTIAFDTYGEGRTLIMIDGATGYPAINPLNAETGKLLADGFRTVTYDRRGRGNSTDTAPYAIEREIEDLAALVDATGGGPAVLFGWSSGGVLALDAAASGLVPVSHVAAFEPPFVVDDVRPPLPSDYVERLDAANAAGRPGDAVELFMTAAAGMPPEAVEGMRHSDFWPVMLGIAPTIAYDGRIMGTTMSGNPLPADRWTSVDVPVLVMHGIDTWPALIPGPRAVAELLPTATLQPVPGENHATTPEVLAPALRAFVEGA; this comes from the coding sequence ATGAGCACGGTCACTTCCAAGGACGGCACCACCATCGCGTTCGACACCTACGGCGAGGGCCGGACGCTGATCATGATCGACGGCGCCACCGGCTACCCCGCGATCAACCCGCTGAACGCCGAGACCGGCAAGCTGCTGGCCGACGGATTCCGCACCGTCACCTACGACCGCCGCGGCCGCGGCAACAGCACCGACACCGCCCCGTACGCCATCGAGCGCGAGATCGAGGACCTCGCCGCGCTGGTCGACGCCACCGGCGGCGGCCCGGCCGTGCTGTTCGGCTGGTCGTCCGGGGGTGTGCTGGCGCTCGACGCAGCCGCGTCCGGCCTGGTGCCGGTCAGCCACGTCGCCGCGTTCGAACCGCCGTTCGTCGTCGACGACGTCCGCCCGCCGCTGCCGTCCGACTACGTCGAGCGTCTCGACGCCGCCAACGCGGCCGGCCGGCCCGGCGACGCCGTCGAGCTGTTCATGACAGCCGCCGCCGGCATGCCGCCCGAGGCCGTGGAGGGTATGCGGCACAGCGACTTCTGGCCGGTCATGCTCGGCATCGCGCCGACCATCGCCTACGACGGCCGCATCATGGGCACGACAATGTCCGGCAACCCGCTGCCGGCCGACCGGTGGACGTCCGTCGACGTCCCCGTGCTGGTCATGCACGGCATCGACACGTGGCCGGCGCTGATCCCCGGCCCGCGTGCGGTGGCCGAGCTGCTGCCGACGGCCACGCTGCAGCCGGTGCCGGGCGAGAACCACGCCACCACCCCCGAGGTGCTGGCGCCGGCCCTGCGCGCGTTCGTCGAGGGGGCCTGA
- a CDS encoding TetR/AcrR family transcriptional regulator, producing MVLEDVEEGRTARKRRAIVEAATEVFLQHGYIGASMDQVAAKAAVSKQTVYKQFADKEHLFAEIIAGRTDTLGDRLAAVYATLDDATDVRTAVRDVGRQLLRSLSRPEVLQLRRLVIAEADRFPDVSGTWWERAFHPSLVLLGDALERMSARGLLRELDDPTLAAYHLAGLVMYKPMNRMMFAGTAAVPPPDELDVLAERAADVFVAAYGR from the coding sequence ATGGTTCTCGAGGACGTTGAGGAAGGCCGCACGGCACGCAAGCGGCGAGCCATCGTCGAGGCGGCCACGGAGGTGTTCCTCCAGCACGGCTACATCGGCGCCAGCATGGACCAGGTGGCGGCGAAGGCCGCGGTCTCCAAGCAGACCGTCTACAAGCAGTTCGCCGACAAGGAGCACCTGTTCGCCGAGATCATCGCCGGGCGCACCGACACCCTCGGCGACCGGCTGGCCGCCGTGTACGCGACGCTCGACGACGCCACCGACGTGCGCACCGCCGTGCGCGACGTCGGGCGGCAACTGCTGCGGAGCCTCAGCCGGCCCGAGGTGCTGCAGCTGCGCCGACTGGTCATCGCCGAGGCCGACCGCTTCCCCGACGTCTCCGGCACCTGGTGGGAGCGCGCCTTCCACCCGTCGCTGGTGCTGCTCGGCGACGCGCTGGAGCGCATGTCCGCGCGCGGCCTGCTGCGCGAGCTCGACGACCCCACCCTGGCGGCGTACCACCTCGCCGGACTGGTCATGTACAAGCCGATGAACCGGATGATGTTCGCCGGCACCGCCGCCGTGCCGCCGCCCGACGAGCTGGACGTGCTGGCCGAGCGCGCCGCCGACGTGTTCGTCGCCGCGTACGGACGGTGA
- a CDS encoding AAA family ATPase, with the protein MTPRLIVLNGPPAAGKSTLALRYAADHPLTLNLDVDRVRDLIGGWRDDPGAAGLLARAVAVAAARTHLRAGHDVVVPQLVARPGFLEELEAVAAQAGAAFHELVLTDDRAAVLRRFADRAGTAPGAPQDEPDEVAALYDRLTAYVARRPRAVAVPAPTGAVDETYRRVLALLGAEV; encoded by the coding sequence GTGACGCCGCGGCTGATCGTGCTCAACGGCCCGCCGGCGGCCGGCAAGTCGACGCTGGCCCTGCGCTACGCCGCCGATCACCCGCTGACCCTGAATCTCGACGTCGACCGGGTCCGCGACCTCATCGGCGGCTGGCGCGACGACCCCGGCGCCGCGGGGCTGCTGGCTCGCGCGGTCGCCGTCGCCGCGGCGCGCACCCACCTGCGGGCCGGCCACGACGTCGTCGTTCCTCAGCTCGTGGCCCGGCCCGGGTTCCTGGAGGAGCTCGAGGCGGTGGCGGCGCAGGCCGGGGCGGCGTTCCACGAACTGGTGCTGACCGACGACCGGGCGGCTGTACTACGACGGTTCGCCGATCGTGCTGGTACGGCTCCCGGCGCACCGCAGGACGAGCCGGACGAGGTCGCGGCCCTGTACGACCGGCTGACGGCCTACGTGGCGCGGCGGCCACGCGCCGTCGCCGTCCCGGCCCCCACCGGCGCCGTCGACGAGACGTACCGCCGGGTGCTCGCCCTGCTCGGCGCCGAGGTCTGA